The following DNA comes from Alnus glutinosa chromosome 6, dhAlnGlut1.1, whole genome shotgun sequence.
CAAATTTAGTacttttttaacagaatttttacaaaaatatatttctaccatatattaaataaaaattacaaaaaagcatatatatatatatatgtatggaaaatgatagaaatactcACCATGCACAACAGCAAGACACAATGAAGTAGGGTCTATACATTGGGCCCACTCCATTGTGTCTTGGTGTTGTGCACCTGTTGTGCACTGTGAGTGCAAGAATcactttcttatatatatattggaaaaccATGGCTCACATACAGGAGTGGTGTTAGGGTCgaaattagaatttttcattggGAGGGGAGCAAAGCATGAATGAGTAGCCGAGTCTAATTTATAggccaaaaaatatatattgaactatatataaatatttggaGGAAATTTTTCAAAACCATGGAGCCATGACCCTTTTGGCCCCCTTAGTTCCGTTCCTATGTACTAGGTAGTGTCAACACCACATGAAGGCCAACCTCCACCTTGTTACCATGCAtggaagaccaagaaaaaaaaaacaccttttatttagtgttttaaaaaatagaagagaagatTTTTGGAACACGTGGCTGGGCATAtgcatttcaaaaaattaacccttgattttttttacttatttttaaattggtcatctaaaatctaatttttattgtcacattaTCAAATTATATGGCTGTCATATAAAaagtctattaaataacattactctttaccATGTAGCAGATGCTCTGTTCGACTTTACAAGTCTTGGAAATCAATGTTTGCAGTTCACATTTCCTTTTACTGATGCTGGGAATGTTGTTGTTGCAGGTTATTTCGGTAATGCAGAAGCGACAGCATTAACTCTTGATCCAGAGGGATGGTTGAAAACTGGAGATCTCTGCTACATTGACGATGATGGCTTCATTTTTGTGGTTGATAGGTTGAAGGAGCTTATTAAATACAAGGGATATCAGGTGAGGCATTGATATTTGATCACCAAGttctctactttttttctttttaaaggtaagcacaaaaatattattaaaataagcgTAAAGCGTCCCTGATTATACAGGAAGCATACACAAAGACCACCAATACAAaataagcaaaaagaaaaaagaaaacacaagcaGAAACTCAAAAAACCTACAACAGAAGCCCTATACCTGCAGAAACGCCCTGGATTAACGTCATCACAAGAGCCCCCCTTGCCTTTACTCCGGCCAGAACAATCTTCCCTGCTTTAGTTATGTATGATTTGTTTCTGATAAGGTGCAACTAACAACTGGATGTTACATTTGGAAAGATATTTTAGACTATAAAAATGTCACAAAATTGTCTTGAAAAATATGCTGATTTGTCTGTTGATGTCTTAGGTCCCTCCAGCGGAACTAGAGGCCTTGTTACTCACTCATCCAGAAATCTCTGATGCTGCTGTTGTGCCGTAAGTCTTCTCTATTGACATTAAAGAGCTTGGAAGCCgttttttaatatatacatGTTATAGAACAACAAAATGCAATTTATGGAAGATGATTTTTCTTGGAAGTAATTTGTGATTTACCTGAtccttttaatttcttgtgttttagatttccTGATAAGGATGTTGGACAGTATCCCCTGGCTTACGTGGTAAGAAAAGCTGGAAGCAATTTATCTGAGGGTGCAGTCATGGACTTCGTAGCGGGACAGGTGAGTTGTGTCATTGAATCGCGAAGCACAAATTCTTTGTTATCAATGTATTGAACTGCTGTTATATTCGCAGGTGGCTCCATACAAGAGAATCAGGAGAGTGGCATTTATAGCTTCTATACCCAAGAATCAGTCTGGCAAGATTCTTCGCAAGGATCTTGTACAACTTGCAACCTCAAAACTTTGAATTGTATGGTTTTCGATCTGCTGGGATTTTGCGGCGGCAAGGCAGTAATGTGGAAGTGTAAACTCATGTTTTGCAACCGCGAAATGGAGATTTGGCTAGTCTAAGGGGTGGCAATTCTTGgttattagaaatttagaagagTTGGCAATTCAGGTACATAGGTCGTGTCCTGTCGAGTAAATTCGGGTTTATAGGTTGTGTCGTGTAGAGTCGAGTCATGGGTATACGATTATATAAATCGATACGAAtatgactcatttaattaaccATGTCAAATGCATTAGAAAGACGTCGCTTTTGTCATATTTGTTAGTGAACAATGAAAGTAATATACCTAGGTGAAGTTGTTTACCAAGCACCAAGTGAGGGATGAGGATCCCGTGCAATAGGGCAGCCACACGTGAGAGCCTGTTCAGGCCTATCTTCTCGGGCAGCCTGAACAAGAAGACCTCAAATAGGCAGCAAATAGTTCTGTTTGGTGCAGATGAATAATGGTTTCACATTCAAGTAGGGCCTTAGCATGCATGCTGGCTGCATACACTGCACGGTATTGCTTGGTTTCGTGTGGGCAAGGCCGGGGACTTGAGCGTACTGGGCTGGTAGTTGGTTATATGGAGGGTGATGAAGCTGTTGGGCAGAGAAGCAGAGACGAAAACAAGGGGGACCAGCGTAGGCCATGGCCTCCCCCTATGTTGAAAGATTATAGTAAAAATGCtttaaaattcatattttggccaaaaacttttaatttggccCCTATCCCTTCAAGTGTATTCTTTCTTAAGAGTGAAACTTAtcattgaattttcaaatgaataaaatttaaagtgTGCACAAGAGAGTGTATGTAGCATTTCTTATATAactatattttttcttgttttttcacCACGGTCGAACCCACAGTTTGACCACCGCACTTTGACTTTTTGACACTCACGGTTGCACCACTTTACCCTTTTCATTGTACGACAACTTATTAGTCGAGCCCCGATCATATAACCATATTCATTCTCCTTTAGTGAACCGTGGTAAGTACGCATTCTTTATTGACAAATGATTATTGTATAACTCTTgacacaacttttgtacaactctaacttttttttcaaactaactattggatctattttcctacatgtgagttttaaatatcaaatggtttatcttaaaattaattattagagtTGTACGAAAGTTGCAAACatattatttctcttgtttatttgtttttcttattgcCTTCCCTTATTTGTTTATTCGTTTATCTCCCAAACTCGGAAAGGTTGGTCATGCAATCAACTAGTAGTCTTGAGGAAATGCAAGTATTTCTCTAGAGACTGAAGGACATGCCTAAGAGAGCCGATACATGGGGGACGGGTTTCCGTCCCcatcaccctttttttttttttttttttctttttttaatccaaaagaaGGGTGATGGGGACAGTTTTTCgtcccccacaaatcattttcccATGCCCTATTCCCTTGTTACCAATGAAAGAAGCCATTTGGAATTGCTTCGGAGACTATGCAAGTAAGTCCTCTACAAACGTTGCCCAAAAGAGGACTAAACGCCCCCTGATTTTATGAATTACACTGACAAAAACAGCATAAAATGAAATGGTGAAAACACATAAGATTTCACCGATCTAATAACACTGGCAAATCATGATGTCTGCCGTGAATGTCTCTGTTTGATTCGACAATTATTTACAAATTACAATCATGGGATTTCATGTAATGCTGCTTTCAAAAACTCAGCCGCATACACCTGTAacttcaatcggtaggagcatAGATCACAATATCAGTAATCGTCACCTTTTTCATGCAGTTAATCATTTTGTGCGCCGCTAGGAACTGCTGGAATTTGACCATCCTTCTTGTCTTTGCTAATGGGAGGAGACTCGCACCCATTTCTCCTAGCACTAAATTCTTTTGACTCTACATGCGTTGGAGAAGGAGCCACTTCCTCCTCAATTGGAAGCGTTCGTTTTGACCCTTCTAATGCTACGCCAAGAACAATATTCTCTTCCAAGGGAGGCCTCCTCCCACCATCTTGCTTCGCTTGTAAATCGGCTGAAGCATTATCCAATTTTTCATTGCCTGTTTCCAGGGAAGTAGCTAATGGCTTCTCAGCCATTGACTCACATGGTGTTACATCTTTGGAATTCAGTTCTATTGTCTCCTTTCCTACATCTCCTGCGGTTTCTTGCTTGAGATGCAGCATTTTGGAGTTGTTTTGGGCCGAACCATCAGACACCAAATTTCTGGTTCCGTTGTCAGATGAAGTCTTAGAAGTTGAACTTGTGTCTGATCCAGCCTTTGCATCCGCCTTGGAGTCGGGTGTTGATACAGCTTCAACCTTGGCGTCTTTTTCTCCATTACGTACTGGACGAGCCGAAGTCTTACTTTTATCATCACCACTGATTCTATAAGAGGGTTCAATGAGTAGGATGGGACCCTTAGCGGCTGCTCCTGAACGAGTGAAAATGGTGTCAGCAAACGGAATATTTTCCAAGTCAGCCTCACTGTATACTTTCTGCACTGTGCGAATGGGTGTGGCAAGCCGGGCCCGATGATGGCTGATAACTCTGAGAAGATCCAGCAGTATTGCTTCCTGTTTAATTTAGTTAATTAACCATCAGTGAGATAAATTTCATGTCGATGACAAAATACAGCATGTTTGAAAGGAATCAAACTAACATTCAGAAAGGAAAAGGGAATTTATGCCTACTCCAAACTACCAGAACCCCAAATTTTCAGGCAAAAAGCAATAAATGTAGAACCTTTAATTCTGGTAAACAGGAACCCTACTCTCTGAGACCTATGTCTAGTTCAAAAGGTATAACTACCTCATATAAAGGCTTATGGTTTCTTCACATCTCTAAAGAAGGCTACTTAAGATTTAACTTGGCATCTAAAATCAGAGTTCATTCAAAACGTTTTCCAATACAATCTTCCAGCTATACCTTTGGAGATTTAATCACAGGTCAAGGATCCAATTACAGCAATGCAGATAATAACAATAGCAACTTAAAaatagaatatatgaaaaaggCAGTATACTCTCTATGatcataattattatattactcTGCAGATGAATAACATTGCATGAAGTATTTAGTAGTAGTCTAACCTTGACACAGAGGTACTCTTCAAAATGTGAGGTTTTCACAAAGCAAGATACCAAAATCTGTAACATCATTAGCCAATGGACAGATGTTAGCACTTGCAATAAAACCAATAGTCATCATTAACCCCCATTCATAAAAGGGCACTATAGCTGCCAGACTGTACATCTTCTAAATACATAACTGAGataaaagcaagaaaaaggTGAACTCAAATCATGGGGAAGTGTGCTAACCAGATGCCATATAGGAAATACAGACCCTTTAGCTGTGTACATAGAAATCCTACCAAACTTCCCTTAAGAGCTCAGAGAGCACCTTTCATAAACAAGTGGATAGATGTTCTCTGGCCTTGAGTGAGGAATTGTTAGCTATATCTAGGACAGACACATATATCTTGCAGATATATTAACAACACCATCATTCAACCACAAGTCAGCAAACCCATTATTTTCAAAGGTGGGATGCAATCATGCAACCCTCAAACCAGTCCAAATTGAAGGGCAGAAAACTAAATCACCATGCTCTTTATGAGCTTGTTGACACCatgaaaacacattttcatcATATATCTTTCAAGTCTTCTATGTATATAAGTTAGAGATGTGAATACAGTATTAAAACATTCTCACGAAAATGACAGgtaatataacaaaaaattgaaaatttatattGCATAAAAGAACCcttaaaggagaaaaaaaaaaaaaaagtcaagaaGGGCTCACCATAAGAGCCTGATTTTCTGGATtgatattttctagaaaaactCTTCTGTGCAACCTTTGCTGCTCTACTTGAGGATTTTTGGCCAAAACCTTGCGCATATCGGCTACAATAGTCTGGACACAGAAAACAGATAACCAAGTTGCTCATATCAGGTGAACCAATAGAAAGTCCTTGGTTGCAAAAATATAGTGGCAGGCAAACCAAGATTGCTTCTCACATTGATCTTATTAACATCCAAGTGACTGATGGCAAGATGGGTCTTGATGCGCCAATGCGTCTTCTGACTAAGGTTCCTCACAACGTTAACAGTGAACTGGTGGTTTGGAATGTGAACTGCTTCACGATCATCACCTCTTATAATTGTTGGCGACCACCAACCCACATGCTGGAAAATATAGAATAAAATGCTTATTTTagaggaataaaaaaaaagagctgtAAACTGTGGGCAGAGTTCTTATCATTTTGCAAAAGGAACCAAACTTTAAAGTTCTACTTATGTTCAGAGGGAGGCAATCAGAGGATAGACATACATGTcatattctttcctttttcacTCATGTAAATACCCTTTTTTAGAGGTTCGAGTAGAAAGAAATTTAATACAGACCTCAACTGTGCCAGAAACTTCATAGCCTTCAATCTTTGTTTGAATCCATTCATTCACAACAAATGGTCGCGTTGCATGAATCATTACACTTGAAAGGAAATTGGTAAATATCTGAACACATCAAAATATGATTCAAGCTTTGCATAAAAGAACATTTACCTTGACAacaaaaggctaaaaaaaatgttggtcTGGTAGAACTTTTACAGGTACCTACAAGGATGTACAGCATGCTAGAAACAGAAAACCTGCAGCGATTTCAATGGACTATATGACAGAAAAAATAGCTGTACCTCACGACCAGCAAGCGTGAGCAATACTGTGCCAAGACCACCGGCAGTTAGCCACTTTTGGGTAGAGAAACCCAACAACTCCATGAACAATGAGACAGCAGCAACCCAAACTGCAGTATAAACAGCTTTCCCAGCAAAACCGAAGCTCATCTGCAAAAGAAAGAATCAACTGTCGTAAAATGAGACTTGTTTTTGCTCTCAAATTAGTGTCCCCATAATAGGCAAATAATTTCCTCAGTCCTTGAgccaaaatttaataataataataataataagtaaaaagagaaaaaggagggGGGAGTATGCCACAATGCTTCCTCAAAAAGGTCAAAAGGTTAAAGAGGAGATgcaatttaacataatttttacaaCAGTCCTCTGAAATTTGTCTTCATTGTTTACTAGCCAACATGAAGACCCTAACATTTCACTGCACGTCTTTCTCCATTAAATATTCACTTTCCCAACACCATTATTGTAGCAAAACAATAAGCATCAAGTAATAAAAACATGATAAGGAAATGAAGAAAGTTATGTGAGCATACATTTCTTGCATCAGTGTGGTCATTTGTCTCCATAAAGAATTTTTGTGCCTGTTGAATCAAGCTGCAGAGGGAAAGATGGGCgaaataaaatcataatttaaacCATAATACCAGAACCAACATACAGAATAAGTGAACAATCAACAAGCTAAGATCAACCTCATTGACAACAACAGATAAAAGcagtatattttttataatcagCAAATctccaaagagagagagagaagggcaTTAAGAGCCAACATAGCACTATACTCACCTTGATGAACAATAGGCAAATGCTAGCACTGTCGATAATGATTGTACAAAATTCAAAAGTCGTCGTTTGACAGCTTGGCTTGCTTCTGAAGATAGGACTACACGATCCAATGCTCTGAAACAAATAACACTGTTGTTAGAACCAATATAATTAATGCAAATAGATGGTTGGGAAATAGAGCTGAACTCTAGTTCCTTGCAACATAGAAATACACCTGCAGATTAGTATTGCTCCAGTCCATAGCAGCAAAGGCTGAAGATAAGAAGTCATAACATAGAATGTACGACTTTTCTTCCAACTACTATCAGTTCTCTGCAGCAAATTGTCATAAAGGAGTGAATGAGCCAGTTGAAGGATTTGACCACTGTTTAAGAAAGGGCatggtaaaatattttttgaataaatacaTGAAGAAATACAGTTCTGCTCAGACACATGAGTGGCTCAAGACCCCAAGCAGCAAAAGCAATGATACCAACAGCTGGAATCAAAAGTGCTAGAGGCTTCCCACGTAGAGCCTCACATGACCTGCAAGATatattagaataaaaaaaatttataggaggaagaaaagaaggttGAAGCCATGGatgaaaaatagtttttagcAACACACTGGGTAGGAACACTATCACCccgaccccccccccccccccccccccccccccctccacacacacacaaacaataTATTACATAATTAAGCATTTGAACTCACCTAACAGGGTAATAAAAACGACAGCTCAATGGTTGattaaaaagataagaaaattttctgatTGACATATCTTTTTCCGGACATTTAGCAAGAATCCTTTCCAGAAAGCCAAATCATATGGAAGAGATAAATGGTTATAAAGGAGAAAATTATTTAGGACTTCCCTTTCCCCACTAAGCAGTAAGGTCAGCCCAACAGAACCATCAAACAGTGCAATATATCCacgcacacacatacacacaaacaCCTTGATATCCAAGAAAACTCCTAACATCAGTAagtaaaagaaacacaaaactcagaagagagaaaagaaaactaaaagaaaatcatGTTTGAAACAATTGCTATTTCAGTAATCCCATTTCGTACCATAATCAGATACAATGATACATTCACTCTGTTAACAGTGCACGTGCAGGAAGAGTGTCAACCCAAGATGTAAGTTGAGAGCTATACGAGcttggtaaaaaattaaaataaagaagttCCCATTCACCCACTTCATAAATTCCCAATTCACACATTAGGTTAAAAGTTAGTGAACTTGAACAATGAACTTGGTCCACTTCCTATAATCCCCATTACCCACTCCAaaggggagggagagagagagagagagagaatgaatcCCTGTAACTAATTGGGTACCTTAAATCAAACACGTAACAAACTACAAAAGGATTACCCAAAAGTAGATGCACGAAGCTACGACAAGATTAGCAACATCATAAGATGCTGATCCAGTTAAACAGTCAAAATGACGTGCATGAGATGTTAAGGGTGTATTTAAATTACAGCCTCTCCATGCATCCAGTGACGCTGGATTCACCAGTAGACAATTATAAAATGCAGGTAATTCTATCATTCAGGAGTAAAGATAATATTATAGACCATATTAGTGTGTTtctttctaataaaaatattggTAGGacataaaaaccaaaaatggaTATACCTCATTAAAACCACGGTTGCAGATTTCAGAAGAGGAGTCTCATTTCCTCCACCAGGTGCTAGAACAGATTGGCACAAGAAAACATTACATCTGGAGGATACAGGACATATTGGACCACGCACACTGCTTAAAAGATGGAGACTCCAGGCATCCTGTCGCTG
Coding sequences within:
- the LOC133871393 gene encoding mechanosensitive ion channel protein 3, chloroplastic-like isoform X1 produces the protein MLYSLGSKDSTASMMAHAGSIRLSRELEICSSYGCSNQHTNVMGKGRLSLVRINLSSNGLRQDAWSLHLLSSVRGPICPVSSRCNVFLCQSVLAPGGGNETPLLKSATVVLMRSCEALRGKPLALLIPAVGIIAFAAWGLEPLMCLSRTVFLHRTDSSWKKSRTFYVMTSYLQPLLLWTGAILICRALDRVVLSSEASQAVKRRLLNFVQSLSTVLAFAYCSSSLIQQAQKFFMETNDHTDARNMSFGFAGKAVYTAVWVAAVSLFMELLGFSTQKWLTAGGLGTVLLTLAGREIFTNFLSSVMIHATRPFVVNEWIQTKIEGYEVSGTVEHVGWWSPTIIRGDDREAVHIPNHQFTVNVVRNLSQKTHWRIKTHLAISHLDVNKINTIVADMRKVLAKNPQVEQQRLHRRVFLENINPENQALMILVSCFVKTSHFEEYLCVKEAILLDLLRVISHHRARLATPIRTVQKVYSEADLENIPFADTIFTRSGAAAKGPILLIEPSYRISGDDKSKTSARPVRNGEKDAKVEAVSTPDSKADAKAGSDTSSTSKTSSDNGTRNLVSDGSAQNNSKMLHLKQETAGDVGKETIELNSKDVTPCESMAEKPLATSLETGNEKLDNASADLQAKQDGGRRPPLEENIVLGVALEGSKRTLPIEEEVAPSPTHVESKEFSARRNGCESPPISKDKKDGQIPAVPSGAQND
- the LOC133871393 gene encoding mechanosensitive ion channel protein 3, chloroplastic-like isoform X2, producing the protein MLYSLGSKDSTASMMAHAGSIRLSRELEICSSYGCSNQHTNVMGKGRLSLVRINLSSNGLDAWSLHLLSSVRGPICPVSSRCNVFLCQSVLAPGGGNETPLLKSATVVLMRSCEALRGKPLALLIPAVGIIAFAAWGLEPLMCLSRTVFLHRTDSSWKKSRTFYVMTSYLQPLLLWTGAILICRALDRVVLSSEASQAVKRRLLNFVQSLSTVLAFAYCSSSLIQQAQKFFMETNDHTDARNMSFGFAGKAVYTAVWVAAVSLFMELLGFSTQKWLTAGGLGTVLLTLAGREIFTNFLSSVMIHATRPFVVNEWIQTKIEGYEVSGTVEHVGWWSPTIIRGDDREAVHIPNHQFTVNVVRNLSQKTHWRIKTHLAISHLDVNKINTIVADMRKVLAKNPQVEQQRLHRRVFLENINPENQALMILVSCFVKTSHFEEYLCVKEAILLDLLRVISHHRARLATPIRTVQKVYSEADLENIPFADTIFTRSGAAAKGPILLIEPSYRISGDDKSKTSARPVRNGEKDAKVEAVSTPDSKADAKAGSDTSSTSKTSSDNGTRNLVSDGSAQNNSKMLHLKQETAGDVGKETIELNSKDVTPCESMAEKPLATSLETGNEKLDNASADLQAKQDGGRRPPLEENIVLGVALEGSKRTLPIEEEVAPSPTHVESKEFSARRNGCESPPISKDKKDGQIPAVPSGAQND
- the LOC133871393 gene encoding mechanosensitive ion channel protein 3, chloroplastic-like isoform X3 — encoded protein: MLYSLGSKDSTASMMAHAGSIRLSRELEICSSYGCSNQHTNVMGKGRLSLVRINLSSNGLRQDAWSLHLLSSVRGPICPVSSRCNVFLCQSVLAPGGGNETPLLKSATVVLMRSCEALRGKPLALLIPAVGIIAFAAWGLEPLMCLSRTRTDSSWKKSRTFYVMTSYLQPLLLWTGAILICRALDRVVLSSEASQAVKRRLLNFVQSLSTVLAFAYCSSSLIQQAQKFFMETNDHTDARNMSFGFAGKAVYTAVWVAAVSLFMELLGFSTQKWLTAGGLGTVLLTLAGREIFTNFLSSVMIHATRPFVVNEWIQTKIEGYEVSGTVEHVGWWSPTIIRGDDREAVHIPNHQFTVNVVRNLSQKTHWRIKTHLAISHLDVNKINTIVADMRKVLAKNPQVEQQRLHRRVFLENINPENQALMILVSCFVKTSHFEEYLCVKEAILLDLLRVISHHRARLATPIRTVQKVYSEADLENIPFADTIFTRSGAAAKGPILLIEPSYRISGDDKSKTSARPVRNGEKDAKVEAVSTPDSKADAKAGSDTSSTSKTSSDNGTRNLVSDGSAQNNSKMLHLKQETAGDVGKETIELNSKDVTPCESMAEKPLATSLETGNEKLDNASADLQAKQDGGRRPPLEENIVLGVALEGSKRTLPIEEEVAPSPTHVESKEFSARRNGCESPPISKDKKDGQIPAVPSGAQND
- the LOC133871393 gene encoding mechanosensitive ion channel protein 3, chloroplastic-like isoform X4, whose translation is MLYSLGSKDSTASMMAHAGSIRLSRELEICSSYGCSNQHTNVMGKGRLSLVRINLSSNGLRQDAWSLHLLSSVRGPICPVSSRCNVFLCQSVLAPGGGNETPLLKSATVVLMRSCEALRGKPLALLIPAVGIIAFAAWGLEPLMCLSRTVFLHRTDSSWKKSRTFYVMTSYLQPLLLWTGAILICRALDRVVLSSEASQAVKRRLLNFVQSLSTVLAFAYCSSSLIQQAQKFFMETNDHTDARNMSFGFAGKAVYTAVWVAAVSLFMELLGFSTQKWLTAGGLGTVLLTLAGREIFTNFLSSVMIHATRPFVVNEWIQTKIEGYEVSGTVEHVGWWSPTIIRGDDREAVHIPNHQFTVNVVRNLSQKTHWRIKTHLAISHLDVNKINTIVADMRKVLAKNPQVEQQRLHRRVFLENINPENQALMEAILLDLLRVISHHRARLATPIRTVQKVYSEADLENIPFADTIFTRSGAAAKGPILLIEPSYRISGDDKSKTSARPVRNGEKDAKVEAVSTPDSKADAKAGSDTSSTSKTSSDNGTRNLVSDGSAQNNSKMLHLKQETAGDVGKETIELNSKDVTPCESMAEKPLATSLETGNEKLDNASADLQAKQDGGRRPPLEENIVLGVALEGSKRTLPIEEEVAPSPTHVESKEFSARRNGCESPPISKDKKDGQIPAVPSGAQND